The following are from one region of the Flavobacteriaceae bacterium UJ101 genome:
- a CDS encoding RNA helicase (ATP-binding RNA helicase required for normal differentiation and development; Belongs to the DEAD box helicase family. DDX19/DBP5 subfamily; Contains 1 helicase ATP-binding domain; Contains 1 helicase C-terminal domain.; KEGG: bfs:BF9343_0133 ATP-dependent RNA helicase DeaD), with the protein MEKTFSELGVDKQFIKGLNELGIKHPTDIQEQAIPFLLEEGTDFIGQAQTGTGKTVAFGLPVLHKIDPDSPKVQALILCPTRELGKQIAKQLFRFTKYSEKIFTEAVYGGEKIELQIARLSRPTHIVVATPGRLVDLIRRKKVDVRQVKHVILDEADEMLKMGFKEDINIILDVIKTQSSKWLFSATLSEDVNTIIDNYLSKEAKRITIDMGNVVNKSIVHEYIVCEQKQKFTVLLDFLKNREKERGVVFCKTKASARQLTRQLRSQNCFVDVIHGDLLQKERDKVMRAFKNKKIQTLIATDVSARGIDIENLAYVAHYELPDNIDYYTHRSGRTARAGRKGVSLSFVTSDELKHLKYIERQLNIVVNEIS; encoded by the coding sequence ATGGAAAAAACATTTTCAGAATTAGGTGTAGATAAACAATTTATTAAAGGATTGAATGAACTTGGAATCAAACATCCAACGGATATTCAAGAGCAAGCTATTCCATTTTTATTAGAAGAAGGAACTGATTTTATTGGTCAAGCTCAAACAGGAACAGGAAAAACAGTTGCTTTTGGATTACCTGTTTTACACAAAATAGATCCAGATAGTCCTAAAGTTCAAGCTTTGATATTATGCCCAACTCGAGAATTAGGAAAGCAAATTGCCAAACAATTGTTCCGCTTTACGAAATATTCTGAAAAGATATTCACCGAAGCTGTGTATGGAGGAGAAAAAATAGAATTACAAATAGCTCGATTAAGTCGCCCAACACATATAGTAGTAGCTACCCCAGGAAGGTTAGTTGATTTGATTAGACGTAAAAAAGTAGATGTACGTCAAGTAAAACATGTTATTTTAGATGAAGCAGATGAAATGCTTAAAATGGGATTTAAAGAAGATATTAATATCATTTTGGATGTAATCAAAACTCAAAGTTCAAAATGGTTGTTTTCTGCCACACTTTCTGAAGATGTAAATACTATTATTGATAATTATTTATCTAAGGAAGCTAAACGCATTACCATTGATATGGGAAATGTGGTAAATAAATCGATTGTTCATGAATATATTGTTTGTGAACAAAAGCAAAAGTTTACTGTATTATTAGATTTTTTAAAAAATAGAGAAAAGGAGCGAGGTGTTGTATTTTGTAAAACAAAAGCGAGTGCAAGGCAATTAACAAGACAACTGCGTTCTCAAAATTGCTTTGTAGATGTTATACATGGAGATTTATTGCAAAAAGAACGTGATAAGGTAATGCGAGCTTTTAAAAATAAAAAAATACAAACTTTAATTGCAACAGATGTGTCTGCTAGAGGAATCGATATTGAAAATTTAGCTTATGTAGCCCATTATGAACTACCTGATAATATTGATTATTATACACATCGTAGTGGTCGTACGGCTCGAGCAGGACGAAAGGGAGTCTCGTTAAGTTTTGTTACTTCAGATGAATTAAAGCATTTAAAATATATAGAAAGACAATTGAATATTGTGGTGAATGAAATTTCATAA